Proteins encoded together in one Alteribacter keqinensis window:
- the alr gene encoding alanine racemase, giving the protein MTFSYRPTWAEVDLDAICENTQIFKARLQPQTKLMAVVKADGYGHGAVEIAREALDSGADCLGVAFLDEALVLRNAQINAPILVLGYTTGESVGTAIENDITLTVFTEDVIDSIIRETNVRKKNASVHLKVDTGMSRIGVTSPSSAVHLAKKITNSTYVSLEGIFTHFSSGDTKDPSFTTRQFEAFQTTVHTVSDNGISIPVKHCCNSAATIQYPHMHLDMVRVGISLYGLLPSPEVAPVPLKEALSLKTKIAHVKETAPGSFISYGCTHKTKTKSSIATLPIGYADGFSRLLSNGAEVFIHNTRAPVAGRVCMDQTMIDITHIPAASIGDTVTLFGPESVSVNEVSYHMGTINYEVVCLIGKRVPRVYLKSGRAIKRTGILPDNRICSQPSPG; this is encoded by the coding sequence ATGACGTTCAGCTACCGCCCAACGTGGGCAGAAGTAGATCTCGATGCAATTTGTGAAAATACACAAATATTTAAAGCCCGTCTCCAGCCTCAAACAAAATTGATGGCCGTTGTAAAAGCAGACGGATATGGACATGGGGCTGTGGAGATCGCTCGTGAAGCTTTGGATTCAGGTGCAGACTGCCTTGGTGTTGCGTTCCTGGACGAAGCTCTCGTCCTTCGGAATGCACAAATAAACGCACCGATTCTTGTTCTTGGCTACACCACCGGGGAATCTGTGGGAACCGCTATTGAAAACGACATTACACTTACCGTATTTACAGAAGACGTGATCGACAGCATTATAAGGGAAACAAATGTACGTAAAAAGAACGCCTCCGTTCACCTCAAAGTTGATACAGGGATGAGCCGGATTGGTGTTACCTCCCCTTCATCAGCTGTTCATCTTGCCAAAAAAATCACGAACTCCACATACGTATCACTGGAAGGTATCTTTACTCATTTTTCCAGCGGTGATACAAAGGATCCTTCCTTTACAACCAGGCAGTTTGAAGCATTCCAAACAACAGTCCATACAGTGTCTGACAATGGAATCTCCATTCCCGTTAAGCATTGCTGTAACAGCGCAGCAACGATTCAGTACCCTCACATGCATCTGGACATGGTCCGGGTTGGAATCAGCTTATACGGCCTCCTTCCTTCACCAGAGGTTGCTCCGGTCCCGTTAAAAGAAGCCCTGAGCTTGAAAACAAAAATTGCTCACGTAAAGGAAACCGCTCCAGGCAGTTTTATAAGCTATGGCTGTACACATAAAACGAAAACAAAGTCCTCAATCGCCACCCTTCCCATCGGCTATGCGGACGGCTTCTCCCGTCTGTTATCCAACGGAGCGGAAGTTTTTATCCATAACACTCGGGCACCTGTGGCCGGCCGCGTCTGCATGGATCAGACGATGATTGATATTACTCACATTCCTGCTGCAAGCATCGGTGATACTGTCACTCTTTTTGGACCGGAATCCGTGTCTGTTAATGAAGTCTCATACCATATGGGAACGATTAATTACGAGGTTGTCTGTCTGATCGGCAAACGCGTCCCCCGGGTCTACCTCAAGTCCGGACGGGCTATTAAACGTACCGGCATTCTCCCCGACAACAGGATCTGTTCCCAACCCTCTCCCGGATGA
- a CDS encoding alanine/glycine:cation symporter family protein yields MDILAILDRINGVLWGTPSLILLFGTGLLLTVMLRGLQFRRLLYAFKLAFTKEGKSSSKDEGDVSNFKALMTALAGTIGNGNIAGVATAITLGGPGAIFWMWIVGLLGMATKYAEALLAMKYRVKNESGEYSSGPMYYVERGLGRKFKWLAIAFAVFGAFAALGIGNSVQSNTIAGVMETSFGVSNIVTAILLSGLAALIIFGGLQRISAVAGFFVPVMAVFYIFGSLLILTINFDQIIPAFQTIFYYAFNPVAATGGFVGVVVAEAIRNGVARGIFSNEAGLGTAALIAGNAKTDHPVKQALVAMTGTFIVTIIVCTMTGLVLVITGFWDPTGGQLSGVSHEAGLDGGALTSAAFASVLGTVGEYIVAFSVIFFGFSTIVGWYVYGEKCFEYLAGRKGISGYRTVYIAACGIGAMANLTTIWAFADMANALMMIPNLIALILLSRVVVRETNDYFENHFKAADTVKKAS; encoded by the coding sequence TTGGACATACTTGCAATTTTGGACAGAATTAATGGCGTATTATGGGGAACGCCAAGCTTAATTCTATTATTCGGAACAGGTTTACTACTTACAGTGATGTTAAGAGGGCTGCAGTTCAGACGGCTTTTATATGCATTTAAACTGGCATTTACGAAAGAAGGTAAAAGCAGTTCAAAAGACGAAGGGGACGTGAGTAACTTTAAGGCACTCATGACAGCCCTTGCAGGCACAATCGGTAACGGAAACATTGCCGGTGTTGCCACTGCGATTACCCTCGGGGGACCGGGAGCTATTTTCTGGATGTGGATTGTGGGTCTTTTGGGAATGGCCACAAAATATGCAGAGGCCCTTCTTGCCATGAAGTACCGCGTGAAAAATGAAAGCGGCGAATATTCGAGCGGGCCGATGTACTATGTTGAGCGCGGGCTTGGCCGGAAGTTTAAATGGCTTGCCATTGCGTTTGCCGTGTTCGGGGCCTTTGCTGCTCTCGGGATCGGAAACAGCGTACAGTCGAATACGATTGCCGGTGTAATGGAAACGTCTTTTGGTGTCAGTAATATTGTCACCGCCATTCTGTTATCCGGGCTCGCAGCTTTGATTATATTTGGCGGATTGCAGCGTATCAGTGCTGTTGCAGGCTTCTTTGTGCCGGTTATGGCTGTGTTTTATATTTTCGGTTCCTTACTCATTCTCACTATCAACTTTGATCAGATTATCCCGGCCTTTCAGACGATCTTTTATTACGCGTTTAACCCGGTTGCAGCCACCGGTGGTTTTGTAGGGGTTGTTGTTGCCGAAGCGATTCGTAATGGTGTTGCCCGGGGAATTTTTTCCAACGAAGCAGGACTTGGTACTGCAGCCTTAATTGCAGGGAACGCCAAAACCGATCATCCCGTAAAGCAGGCTTTGGTTGCTATGACTGGAACCTTTATTGTAACGATTATTGTGTGTACTATGACAGGTCTTGTTCTTGTTATTACAGGTTTCTGGGATCCGACTGGCGGACAGCTGTCAGGTGTATCTCATGAGGCAGGACTTGATGGAGGAGCACTGACCAGTGCGGCATTTGCGTCTGTACTCGGTACTGTCGGTGAATACATAGTTGCCTTCTCTGTTATTTTCTTTGGTTTTTCAACGATTGTCGGGTGGTATGTTTATGGTGAAAAGTGCTTTGAATACCTTGCGGGCCGTAAAGGAATTTCCGGTTACCGTACGGTTTATATCGCTGCCTGCGGGATTGGGGCAATGGCGAATTTAACAACGATCTGGGCCTTTGCTGATATGGCAAACGCATTGATGATGATTCCTAACTTAATCGCTCTTATCCTTCTGAGCCGAGTAGTAGTAAGGGAAACAAACGATTATTTTGAGAATCATTTTAAAGCTGCTGACACGGTTAAAAAAGCAAGCTGA
- a CDS encoding SGNH/GDSL hydrolase family protein, which yields MKKFMKSLLLLMVFLLVFSTSAFAKSENAKPFLVALGDSIPYGYNLGQTNASPSQEAFPYLMGKEADLRVRNLGVPGATTEDLLDALKNDQKYRQAVRHSDYITLNIGNNDLLRALGRAAEESENDEKKFEYLLQKYINESGVFTNLQQIIMEIERLTDSPVIIYNIYNPFDKNDFKERELHVIAERILPGLNVINRMAIQFR from the coding sequence ATGAAAAAGTTTATGAAATCGCTTTTGCTGCTCATGGTATTTTTGCTGGTTTTTTCAACCAGTGCTTTTGCGAAGAGTGAGAATGCAAAACCATTTCTCGTCGCTTTAGGAGATTCGATTCCTTACGGGTATAATCTCGGCCAGACGAATGCAAGTCCATCACAAGAAGCTTTCCCATATTTGATGGGGAAAGAGGCTGATTTGCGTGTGAGAAACCTTGGAGTTCCAGGGGCTACAACGGAAGATCTGCTTGATGCATTAAAAAACGACCAGAAGTACCGGCAGGCTGTTCGTCATTCGGACTATATAACATTGAATATTGGAAATAATGATTTGTTGAGGGCGCTGGGAAGGGCAGCCGAAGAAAGTGAAAATGATGAAAAAAAATTCGAATACTTATTGCAGAAATACATTAATGAAAGCGGAGTTTTCACTAATTTGCAACAGATTATTATGGAGATCGAACGATTAACGGACTCTCCTGTTATTATCTACAACATATACAACCCCTTCGATAAAAATGATTTTAAGGAAAGGGAATTACACGTAATTGCAGAAAGGATTTTACCTGGTTTAAATGTAATAAATAGAATGGCAATTCAGTTCAGGTAA
- a CDS encoding lysine N(6)-hydroxylase/L-ornithine N(5)-oxygenase family protein → MDNNTVYDLVGIGIGPFNLSLAALLEDTPEVNSLFFDQKPHFDWHPGMLIVGTRLQVPFMADLVTLADPTNRYSFLNYLAQKNRLYPFYFLQRLDIPRREYNDYCKWVESELNNCCFGKKVVELEYLEHDELYTVTVEDIETEDRIRYQCKNLVLGTGTNPALPEAFKGFPSENVFHTSEFLDRQDRCREAKSVTVVGSGQSAAEAFRELLKDRMKYDYKLTWITRSRSFFSMEESKLTVEQFSPDYVNYFYRFPQEKKDEIFATQDLLYKGISSHTITDIYNLLYENSVSNEEINVDLQVLTEVNGIKEKGNTYEISCRQWEQDLNFTHESDVVIVGTGYRPNVPAFIKDLSDYISWDDKGRYEVEHDYRVRVSIPNQIYVQSGISHSHGVGSTNLGLAVHRNKIIINHLLGREKYPIYDKYVFQNFDAEKF, encoded by the coding sequence GTGGATAATAATACTGTTTATGATTTGGTCGGGATCGGCATCGGACCTTTCAATTTAAGTCTTGCTGCGCTACTTGAAGATACACCTGAAGTGAATTCCCTGTTCTTTGACCAGAAGCCCCATTTTGACTGGCACCCGGGCATGTTAATTGTAGGAACTCGGCTCCAGGTGCCGTTTATGGCAGACCTGGTTACCTTGGCCGATCCTACGAACCGGTACAGCTTTTTAAATTACCTGGCCCAGAAAAACCGCCTGTATCCTTTTTACTTTTTGCAGCGGCTGGATATTCCAAGGCGTGAATACAACGATTACTGTAAATGGGTTGAAAGTGAGCTGAACAATTGCTGTTTCGGCAAAAAGGTTGTTGAGCTTGAATACTTAGAACACGATGAGCTTTATACCGTCACGGTGGAAGACATCGAAACGGAAGACAGAATCCGGTACCAGTGTAAAAACCTTGTACTTGGCACGGGAACTAATCCGGCCCTTCCGGAAGCATTTAAAGGCTTCCCGTCCGAAAATGTCTTTCACACATCCGAATTCCTGGACAGGCAGGACCGGTGCCGTGAAGCAAAGTCCGTCACGGTGGTCGGTTCGGGACAGAGTGCCGCAGAAGCATTTCGTGAGCTCTTGAAAGACCGGATGAAATATGATTATAAGCTTACCTGGATAACAAGGTCCCGCAGCTTCTTTTCCATGGAAGAATCAAAGCTCACAGTTGAGCAGTTTTCACCGGATTATGTGAATTACTTTTACCGCTTTCCCCAGGAAAAGAAAGACGAGATTTTTGCTACACAGGATCTCCTTTATAAAGGAATCAGCTCCCATACGATTACAGATATCTACAACCTGCTTTATGAAAATTCCGTGTCCAACGAGGAAATCAATGTGGATTTGCAGGTCCTGACTGAAGTGAACGGGATCAAGGAAAAGGGTAATACGTATGAAATTTCCTGCCGCCAGTGGGAGCAGGATCTGAATTTCACCCACGAAAGTGATGTTGTAATTGTGGGAACCGGGTACCGTCCAAACGTTCCTGCATTCATTAAAGACCTGAGTGACTATATCTCTTGGGATGATAAAGGCAGATACGAAGTGGAACATGACTACAGGGTTCGTGTGAGTATACCGAATCAGATTTATGTCCAGAGCGGGATTTCCCATTCTCACGGTGTCGGATCGACCAACCTCGGACTTGCCGTTCACCGGAACAAAATTATTATCAATCATCTGCTGGGCAGGGAGAAATACCCAATTTACGATAAGTATGTGTTCCAAAACTTCGACGCAGAGAAGTTTTAA
- a CDS encoding M14 family zinc carboxypeptidase, with protein MKKTFLSLLSIMLLFIMFSPESFARQNHPPTNGETNISSIITYDEMIKELESIEKRSKDELEVFTLADLGYEYDKSEQGRDLYVAKVGNGPKTVWVQSRIHGDEPYGTEATLQLLKRYTSNQSAQYQDVMDELTLYFIPMYNPDGSEMNIRQTVLYDQETGEPLLNSNGNEIRVDLNRDWAEGAFQAVESKAWYSYWTDVQPDYALDIHHQGLKTDPETEEAITMSLGISLAPGGPTLPNLEGGLYEDLTRQMQVHVYDALKDYGYINIDRYTVGNVNSGFSEIDIHGGVVSAMMLGLNYEGQNEEEYSHPAIFFETSGNTREGNLGQRARGHNIQQNVRGIQSLLHGLATGEVYDADAERWDEIPRPDIDGYTTDHSGFVPVGF; from the coding sequence ATGAAAAAGACATTTCTATCTTTATTAAGTATCATGCTTTTGTTCATTATGTTTTCCCCTGAAAGTTTTGCAAGACAAAACCATCCCCCGACAAACGGTGAAACCAACATTTCGAGCATCATTACATATGATGAGATGATCAAGGAACTGGAAAGCATTGAAAAGCGAAGCAAAGATGAGCTTGAAGTCTTCACACTGGCAGACCTTGGGTATGAATACGACAAAAGTGAACAGGGACGTGACCTGTACGTGGCGAAAGTTGGGAACGGACCAAAAACAGTATGGGTTCAAAGCCGTATTCACGGCGATGAGCCATATGGAACGGAAGCCACACTTCAGCTTTTGAAGCGCTACACAAGCAATCAGTCCGCTCAGTACCAGGATGTAATGGATGAGCTGACACTTTACTTTATTCCGATGTATAACCCTGACGGCAGTGAAATGAACATCCGTCAGACCGTCCTTTATGACCAGGAAACTGGAGAGCCGCTTCTTAACAGCAATGGCAATGAAATCAGAGTCGACCTGAACAGAGACTGGGCTGAAGGGGCTTTTCAGGCTGTGGAATCAAAAGCATGGTACAGCTACTGGACAGACGTGCAGCCGGATTACGCACTCGATATCCACCACCAGGGATTAAAAACCGACCCTGAAACAGAAGAAGCCATTACGATGTCACTCGGCATTTCCCTTGCACCAGGCGGACCGACACTTCCTAACCTTGAAGGCGGTCTTTATGAAGACCTGACACGCCAGATGCAGGTTCATGTTTACGACGCACTAAAAGATTACGGCTATATTAACATTGACCGCTATACAGTCGGAAACGTAAACTCCGGCTTCAGTGAAATTGATATTCACGGCGGGGTCGTTTCTGCCATGATGCTCGGTTTAAACTATGAAGGGCAGAACGAGGAAGAATACAGCCACCCGGCTATTTTCTTTGAAACGTCAGGAAACACACGCGAGGGGAATCTGGGACAGCGTGCCCGCGGTCATAACATCCAGCAGAACGTAAGGGGTATTCAGTCACTCCTCCACGGTCTCGCTACAGGTGAGGTTTATGACGCGGATGCTGAGAGATGGGATGAGATCCCGCGTCCGGATATTGATGGGTACACAACCGATCATTCCGGTTTCGTGCCGGTTGGGTTTTAA
- a CDS encoding PucR family transcriptional regulator has protein sequence MSTKSTHPNPFKGSFGSLENLVDKISDVLECPVTIEDPAHRLLAYSSHGEGTDSARIATIMRRRVPERVISSLWKDGTMQRLHQSEKPVRISQIQEVGLGDRIAMTIRSKSEIIGYIWLLEVDNQLDDDDLELLLYASQAAKNQLVQLHGRKKKREKGHQEFFWQLLTGHLKNHDEISESFEGFNIKVPLPVAVFVFQFPEEINDKTERNISYMITTTQKIIAPLYALDGNELVLLGSPSPVTNGILSPEAFIEEFTSQMALRFHSGNLIGGSGNGYTDYTKIETSYQEALSVLKLKEQFSDELRGTCTYNHLGIYRYIDVLSAKNKEDGYENLSLKKLKEYDRLHNTQLKETLDVFLIKDSHVNEAAKALNVHSNTLNYRLKRITEVGGINLRDPNEKMTLFLDMKLDKLKQNGLL, from the coding sequence ATGAGCACCAAAAGTACACACCCAAACCCTTTTAAGGGGTCTTTCGGCAGTCTGGAAAACCTTGTAGATAAAATCAGCGATGTTCTCGAATGTCCGGTTACAATAGAAGACCCAGCCCACCGTCTCCTTGCCTACAGTTCCCATGGTGAGGGAACGGATTCTGCCAGAATTGCCACCATTATGAGACGCCGTGTTCCGGAAAGAGTCATCAGCAGTCTCTGGAAAGACGGGACGATGCAGCGTCTTCATCAAAGTGAAAAACCTGTAAGAATTTCTCAAATCCAGGAAGTAGGCCTTGGGGACCGAATCGCTATGACGATACGTTCAAAATCCGAAATTATCGGTTACATATGGCTCCTGGAAGTTGACAACCAACTGGACGATGACGACTTGGAGCTTCTTTTATATGCATCTCAAGCTGCCAAAAACCAGCTTGTTCAGCTTCATGGACGTAAAAAGAAACGTGAAAAGGGGCACCAGGAGTTTTTCTGGCAGCTTTTGACCGGTCACCTGAAGAACCATGATGAGATCTCCGAGTCATTCGAAGGATTCAATATCAAGGTACCTCTTCCCGTTGCTGTATTTGTGTTTCAGTTTCCCGAGGAGATCAACGACAAAACTGAACGTAATATTTCTTATATGATTACAACTACTCAAAAAATCATTGCTCCTCTTTACGCTTTAGATGGAAACGAACTGGTTCTTCTCGGCTCCCCTTCCCCTGTGACGAATGGGATTCTTTCACCGGAAGCTTTTATTGAAGAATTCACGTCCCAAATGGCCCTTCGGTTTCATAGTGGAAACCTGATCGGAGGAAGCGGTAATGGATACACCGACTATACTAAAATAGAGACAAGCTACCAGGAAGCCCTTTCAGTCTTAAAGTTAAAAGAACAATTCTCTGATGAACTCCGAGGTACATGCACCTATAACCACCTCGGTATTTACAGGTATATTGATGTTCTCTCTGCTAAAAACAAAGAAGACGGGTACGAGAACCTCTCCCTGAAAAAACTAAAAGAGTACGACCGCCTTCACAACACCCAGCTCAAGGAAACCCTCGATGTGTTTCTTATTAAAGACAGCCACGTGAATGAGGCAGCCAAAGCATTGAACGTTCACAGTAACACCCTCAATTACCGGCTGAAGAGGATCACAGAGGTGGGCGGCATTAACTTAAGAGACCCTAATGAGAAGATGACCCTCTTTCTTGATATGAAACTGGATAAGTTGAAACAGAACGGCCTTTTGTAG
- the ald gene encoding alanine dehydrogenase — protein MIIGVPREIKNNENRVALTPAGVITLRKAGHTVLIETAAGVGSGFEDADYIESGAEIVSTAKEAWAAEMVMKVKEPLPEEYGFFYNGLILFTYLHLAAEPSLAKALTEKGVTSIAYETVEVNRTLPLLTPMSEVAGRMSTQIGAQFLQKSNGGKGILLAGVPGVQRGNVTVIGGGVVGTNAAKIAMGLGANVTIIDLNPDRLRELDDIFGNEIQTLMSNPLNIEQAVAKSDLVIGAVLIPGAKAPKLVTEEMIKQMTPGSVIVDVAIDQGGIFETVDRITTHDNPTYEKHGVVHYAVANMPGAVPRTSTIALTNVTVPYAVQIASKGVNQAFADNANLKKGLNTAAGHITYETVSHDLGYDYVSPDEALAQILTTV, from the coding sequence ATGATTATTGGAGTACCCAGAGAAATAAAGAACAATGAAAACCGTGTTGCCCTTACACCGGCAGGAGTCATCACGTTACGTAAAGCCGGTCATACAGTATTAATTGAAACGGCAGCCGGAGTTGGAAGCGGTTTCGAAGATGCAGATTACATAGAATCGGGAGCAGAGATTGTCTCAACAGCGAAAGAAGCTTGGGCTGCTGAGATGGTCATGAAAGTAAAAGAACCCCTTCCCGAAGAATATGGTTTCTTCTATAACGGCCTTATCCTGTTTACCTACTTACACCTTGCAGCAGAACCCTCCCTTGCGAAGGCTCTCACGGAAAAAGGCGTAACATCCATTGCCTATGAAACAGTTGAAGTGAACCGTACTCTGCCGCTTCTCACCCCAATGAGTGAAGTCGCAGGACGTATGTCTACACAAATTGGAGCTCAGTTCCTTCAAAAATCCAACGGTGGAAAAGGAATTCTCCTTGCCGGCGTACCTGGTGTTCAAAGAGGTAACGTTACTGTGATCGGAGGCGGAGTGGTTGGAACAAACGCCGCGAAAATTGCAATGGGCCTTGGAGCCAATGTCACCATCATTGACCTGAATCCCGATCGTCTTCGTGAACTCGATGACATTTTTGGGAACGAAATTCAGACTCTGATGAGTAATCCGTTGAATATCGAGCAGGCTGTAGCTAAGTCTGACCTCGTCATCGGTGCTGTTCTAATTCCAGGAGCCAAAGCACCGAAGCTTGTAACTGAGGAAATGATCAAGCAAATGACACCGGGGTCCGTCATTGTTGACGTGGCCATTGACCAGGGTGGTATTTTCGAGACCGTTGACCGCATCACTACACACGATAACCCAACTTATGAAAAACACGGTGTTGTTCACTACGCTGTTGCAAACATGCCAGGTGCTGTTCCAAGAACATCAACGATCGCCCTGACCAACGTAACCGTTCCTTATGCTGTTCAAATTGCTTCAAAAGGTGTAAATCAAGCATTTGCTGATAATGCCAACCTTAAAAAAGGCTTAAATACAGCTGCAGGACACATCACTTACGAAACAGTTTCCCATGATCTCGGTTACGACTATGTATCACCTGATGAGGCCCTTGCCCAAATTCTTACAACTGTTTAA
- a CDS encoding M20 peptidase aminoacylase family protein produces the protein MSVIGEEEQSVLKDVFNHLHENPEVSWDEVNTTAYIKDFFEKRGVKSTTFEDCTGLVAEIGEGRPVVAVRADMDALWQEVDGEFRANHSCGHDAHMTIVLGVFLRLMEKEKLNGTVRFLFQPAEEKGAGALKLVDKGVVDDADFLFGMHLRPVQELDNGSYAPAISHGATRHIRGVIEGDDAHGARPHLNTNAIQVGAELVQAINNMHFDPLVPHSMKVTAFQAGGESANIIPGRASFTVDVRAQNNELMEEMAARLERTIAFSAEYNHVSITTETIAEMAAAVLNDEATEVMAEAIKETTGEETLRPVRETTGGDDFHFYTIKKPELKATMLAVGCDLSPGLHHPRMTFDRNALPKAVDIITRAVEKVLEK, from the coding sequence ATGAGTGTCATCGGAGAAGAGGAACAGTCTGTTTTAAAGGACGTGTTCAACCACCTTCATGAAAACCCGGAAGTCAGCTGGGACGAAGTGAATACGACCGCATACATAAAGGATTTTTTTGAAAAAAGAGGAGTAAAATCAACCACATTTGAGGACTGTACGGGACTGGTGGCTGAGATCGGGGAAGGTCGTCCGGTGGTGGCTGTCCGGGCCGATATGGACGCCCTCTGGCAGGAAGTTGACGGAGAATTTCGTGCCAATCATTCCTGTGGTCATGATGCACATATGACGATCGTTCTCGGGGTATTCCTTAGACTGATGGAGAAAGAGAAGCTTAACGGAACGGTCCGCTTTCTTTTTCAGCCGGCAGAGGAAAAAGGAGCCGGTGCGTTAAAGCTTGTGGATAAAGGTGTTGTGGACGATGCGGACTTTTTATTCGGGATGCATCTACGGCCGGTTCAGGAGCTTGATAACGGCAGCTACGCACCGGCTATTTCACATGGAGCGACCCGCCATATCCGTGGTGTGATTGAAGGGGATGATGCTCACGGGGCGCGGCCCCATCTTAATACGAATGCGATTCAGGTAGGTGCGGAACTGGTTCAGGCGATCAACAATATGCATTTTGATCCTCTCGTTCCTCATTCCATGAAAGTCACGGCATTTCAGGCGGGAGGGGAAAGTGCCAACATTATTCCCGGCAGAGCCTCTTTTACGGTCGACGTCCGTGCCCAGAATAACGAGCTGATGGAAGAGATGGCTGCCCGGCTGGAGAGGACGATTGCTTTTTCTGCTGAATACAACCATGTGTCGATTACGACGGAGACGATAGCGGAAATGGCAGCGGCGGTATTAAATGATGAAGCGACTGAAGTGATGGCCGAGGCAATTAAAGAGACAACGGGAGAGGAGACGCTTCGACCGGTTAGAGAGACGACCGGCGGGGATGATTTTCATTTTTATACGATTAAAAAGCCGGAGCTTAAAGCCACGATGCTGGCGGTTGGATGCGATTTAAGCCCGGGGCTTCATCATCCAAGAATGACGTTTGACAGGAATGCATTACCCAAGGCTGTTGATATAATCACCCGGGCGGTGGAGAAAGTATTGGAAAAGTAA